A single genomic interval of Rhododendron vialii isolate Sample 1 chromosome 3a, ASM3025357v1 harbors:
- the LOC131318572 gene encoding nuclear transcription factor Y subunit A-10 isoform X2, with the protein MTMPALYLKEHEGVVRNSIGQLPSAAVPWWSGIGSQSTYNEPFGQIKSSFLEHPNSGGQLTANKRAERGTEQGLEKGNTTQFTIFPGVPKTSPNIPVQSAPPEYQGRFELGYGQSVICAKYPYGDQCYGLFSTYGPQIAGRLMLTADDGPIYVNAKQYHGIIRRRLSRAKAVSENKALKVRKPYLHKSRHLHAMRRPRGTGGRFLNTKASKGAKGRTEKEKTRNGQPTESQNSEVLESDSGNSSSTKEANGRRSNTPGFEVTSMLFREDVNHFTFNHLLLPVHSLSGMSTGQGRAMPSKWMAAADSCCNLKV; encoded by the exons ATGACCATGCCTGCTCTATACCTCAAGGAACATGAAGGGGTTGTTCGAAATTCTATTGGTCAGTTGCCATCGGCTGCAGTGCCATGGTGGAGTGGGATCGGATCTCAATCGACTTACAATGAACCTTTTGGCCAAATTAAGTCTTCATTTCTGGAACACCCTAACAGTGGAGGCCAGCTGACTGCAAATAAACGAGCGGAGAGGGGCACGGAACAAGGGCTGGAGAAAGGGAATACCACCCAATTCACTATATTTCCTG GTGTACCCAAAACATCACCAAACATTCCTGTGCAATCTGCTCCACCTGAATACCAAGGTCGTTTCGAGCTAGGATATGGTCAATCTGTG ATCTGTGCAAAGTATCCTTATGGGGATCAATGTTATGGACTATTCTCAACTTACGGACCTCAGATTGCG GGCCGGCTTATGTTGACTGCGGATGATGGACCAATATACGTGAATGCTAAGCAATATCATGGAATAATCCGCCGCAGGCTCTCACGTGCAAAGGCAGTATCAGAGAACAAAGCTCTGAAAGTCCGTAAG CCCTACTTGCACAAGTCACGCCATCTCCATGCAATGCGCCGACCAAGGGGCACTGGTGGCCGGTTCCTTAACACCAAGGCTTCAAAGGGTGCTAAAGGCAGAACTGAGAAGGAAAAGACTCGAAATGGACAACCCACTGAATCTCAAAATTCCGAAGTTTTGGAATCTGACAGCGGAAATTCAAGCTCAACAAAGGAAGCAAATGGAAGGAGGTCAAATACCCCAGGGTTTGAGGTGACTAGTATGCTTTTCAGGGAAGATGTAAATCATTTCACATTCAATCATCTTCTGCTACCTGtccactctctctctggaaTGAGTACTGGGCAGGGCAGGGCCATGCCCAGTAAGTGGATGGCAGCAGCTGATAGCTGCTGCAATCTCAAAgtttga
- the LOC131318572 gene encoding nuclear transcription factor Y subunit A-10 isoform X1, with translation MTMPALYLKEHEGVVRNSIGQLPSAAVPWWSGIGSQSTYNEPFGQIKSSFLEHPNSGGQLTANKRAERGTEQGLEKGNTTQFTIFPVAHSGVPKTSPNIPVQSAPPEYQGRFELGYGQSVICAKYPYGDQCYGLFSTYGPQIAGRLMLTADDGPIYVNAKQYHGIIRRRLSRAKAVSENKALKVRKPYLHKSRHLHAMRRPRGTGGRFLNTKASKGAKGRTEKEKTRNGQPTESQNSEVLESDSGNSSSTKEANGRRSNTPGFEVTSMLFREDVNHFTFNHLLLPVHSLSGMSTGQGRAMPSKWMAAADSCCNLKV, from the exons ATGACCATGCCTGCTCTATACCTCAAGGAACATGAAGGGGTTGTTCGAAATTCTATTGGTCAGTTGCCATCGGCTGCAGTGCCATGGTGGAGTGGGATCGGATCTCAATCGACTTACAATGAACCTTTTGGCCAAATTAAGTCTTCATTTCTGGAACACCCTAACAGTGGAGGCCAGCTGACTGCAAATAAACGAGCGGAGAGGGGCACGGAACAAGGGCTGGAGAAAGGGAATACCACCCAATTCACTATATTTCCTG TTGCTCATTCAGGTGTACCCAAAACATCACCAAACATTCCTGTGCAATCTGCTCCACCTGAATACCAAGGTCGTTTCGAGCTAGGATATGGTCAATCTGTG ATCTGTGCAAAGTATCCTTATGGGGATCAATGTTATGGACTATTCTCAACTTACGGACCTCAGATTGCG GGCCGGCTTATGTTGACTGCGGATGATGGACCAATATACGTGAATGCTAAGCAATATCATGGAATAATCCGCCGCAGGCTCTCACGTGCAAAGGCAGTATCAGAGAACAAAGCTCTGAAAGTCCGTAAG CCCTACTTGCACAAGTCACGCCATCTCCATGCAATGCGCCGACCAAGGGGCACTGGTGGCCGGTTCCTTAACACCAAGGCTTCAAAGGGTGCTAAAGGCAGAACTGAGAAGGAAAAGACTCGAAATGGACAACCCACTGAATCTCAAAATTCCGAAGTTTTGGAATCTGACAGCGGAAATTCAAGCTCAACAAAGGAAGCAAATGGAAGGAGGTCAAATACCCCAGGGTTTGAGGTGACTAGTATGCTTTTCAGGGAAGATGTAAATCATTTCACATTCAATCATCTTCTGCTACCTGtccactctctctctggaaTGAGTACTGGGCAGGGCAGGGCCATGCCCAGTAAGTGGATGGCAGCAGCTGATAGCTGCTGCAATCTCAAAgtttga
- the LOC131318573 gene encoding 33 kDa ribonucleoprotein, chloroplastic: protein MSVSMAATSSSSTSLPLRRNLLHFHSDFHSLSPTPKPIKALKLKTQFPHAPASSLLFRSLLIRASAYTQQQEGFGHPIEQEYEDQIQTERRLYVGNLPYSMTSAELGEIFGEAGVVKSVTIVYDRVTDRSRGFAFVKMGSVEEAKEAIRMYDGSQIGGRTVKVNFPEVPRGGEREVMEPRIRTSDQGFVDSPHKLYAGNLGWNITSQGLREAFEGYPGLLSAKVIYDRDSARSRGYGFVTFSSAEEVEYALNAMNGMELEGRPLRLNQAEERAPIPPRQARNSENSFGGSEMISSFSN, encoded by the exons ATGAGTGTCTCAATGGCtgccacttcttcttcttcaacctCACTTCCTCTCCGCAGAAACCTCCTCCATTTCCACTCCGacttccactctctctctccaaccccTAAACCCATAAAAGCCCttaaactcaaaacccaattcCCACATGCTCCTGCTTCGTCTCTCCTCTTTCGCTCCCTTCTCATTCGAGCTTCCGCCTACACTCAGCAACAAGAAGGATTCGGGCACCCAATAGAGCAAGAATATGAGGACCAAATTCAGACAGAACGTAGACTGTACGTGGGAAATTTGCCGTACTCAATGACTTCTGCTGAATTGGGCGAAATCTTTGGCGAGGCCGGTGTTGTGAAATCTGTGACG ATTGTGTATGATCGAGTTACAGATAGAAGCCGGGGGTTTGCGTTTGTGAAGATGGGTAGTGTTGAAGAAGCAAAAGAGGCAATTCGGATGTATGATGGATCT CAAATTGGAGGCCGAACAGTGAAGGTAAACTTTCCAGAAGTGCCAAGGGGAGGCGAAAGGGAGGTAATGGAGCCAAGAATACGAACCAGCGACCAAGGCTTTGTAGACAGCCCTCACAAACTCTACGCAGGAAACCTCGGTTGGAATATCACTTCCCAAGGGCTTAGAGAAGCTTTTGAGGGCTACCCAGGTCTATTAAGTGCCAAGGTCATCTACGACAGGGACTCTGCAAGATCTCGAGGCTACGGATTTGTAACCTTTTCATCTGCTGAGGAGGTGGAATATGCCCTCAATGCTATGAATGGAATG GAGTTGGAAGGGCGACCCTTGCGGTTGAATCAAGCCGAGGAAAGAGCTCCTATTCCTCCAAGGCAAGCGAGAAATTCAGAAAACAGTTTTGGCGGCAGTGAAATGATTTCAAGTTTCAGCAACTAA
- the LOC131318574 gene encoding uncharacterized protein LOC131318574, which produces MATPRMIDIAVNFTDGMFKGLYHGKQCHKPDIAAVLSRAWSAGVDRIIVTGGSLEESKEALAIAATDARLFCTVGVHPTRCKEFDESGDPEKHFQELLSLAKKGAEKGKVVAIGECGLDYDRLHFCPSDLQKKYFEKQFELAYLTKLPMFLHMRAAAEDFCNILERNKDRFSAGVVHSFTGSAEDCNKVLSFSTLFIGINGCSLKTPENLEVVKCIPVERMMIETDSPYCEIKNTHAGGHFVKSLWPSKKKEKYDQDCIVKGRNEPCLVRQVLEVVAGCRGIADMDQLSKTLYHNTCRVFFPHDLDSAADAILSGGHGTE; this is translated from the exons ATGGCAACACCTCGAATGATAG ACATAGCCGTGAACTTCACAG ATGGCATGTTCAAGGGTTTATACCATGGGAAACAATGCCACAAGCCGGATATTGCAGCAGTTTTGAGCAGGGCTTGGAGTGCTGGGGTTGATAGAATCATT GTCACTGGTGGGTCACTTGAGGAATCAAAGGAAGCTCTTGCCATTGCAGCAACAGATG CAAGGCTTTTCTGTACCGTTGGTGTGCACCCAACAAGATGCAAA GAATTTGACGAGAGTGGGGATCCAGAAAAGCATTTTCAGGAACTTCTGTCGTTGGCTAAAAAGGGTGCAGAGAAAGGGAAG GTTGTTGCAATTGGTGAATGTGGATTGGACTATGACAGACTTCACTTTTGCCCATCTGATCTTCAAAAGAA ATATTTTGAGAAGCAGTTTGAATTAGCATATCTCACGAAGCTCCCGATGTTTCTTCATATGCGAGCAGCAGCCGAAGATTTCTGCAACATTCTTGAGCGTAATAAAGACAG GTTCAGTGCTGGGGTTGTCCATTCATTCACTGGCAGTGCAGAAGACTGTAACAAGGTTCTCTCATTCAGTACCCTGTTCATAG GTATAAATGGCTGCTCTCTAAAGACCCCTGAGAACCTTGAAGTTGTAAAATGCATTCCTGTTGAGAGAATGATGATTGAGACAGATTCTCCATACTGTGAAATCAAGAACACTCATGCCGGGGGTCATTTTGTTAAATCTTTGTGGCCTTctaagaagaaagaaaagtacGATCAAGACTGCATTGTTAAAGGTCGCAACGAGCCTTGTTTAGTACG GCAAGTCCTTGAGGTGGTTGCTGGTTGTAGAGGTATTGCTGACATGGATCAGCTGAGCAAGACCTTGTATCACAATACATGCAG GGTTTTCTTTCCTCATGACTTGGACTCTGCGGCAGATGCTATTCTTTCTGGTGGTCACGGTACCGAGTGA
- the LOC131318576 gene encoding uncharacterized protein LOC131318576 isoform X2 has protein sequence MQFDSRDSGGVNLERFVFSVGEALVVGTLEIALVAENCLFWLLSAIGSLPNDFFAEVWQNDQRFPINGAREPDIENDDAGKTEDGTVKDQCDHDDENNADMTEQDGSYDGDEDSENEDDNDDSGDPNGERGSSDGDEGDDDDEDDGCSEDDYDEEDGEEYEEDEEGEGIPNRHSKKHKSVDGYSDDTTGSEYDDDTDDDPGYGSLLRHAREVYAVTSYCLFESEYKKTKTLSVDVTDEERFVFDYKVRKDGQLFREYKVTAAPFDGLINCSCKYFDLVGILCCHALIVLGCLRIEKIPERYILKWRRKNGKGGTGEETQSLTDNYKGHGSSSDFIHHSRLMDTGIFHPVHSKDDLDMLTKHVDARILRRPLEMPIDARLLSRGFFSYMRSGTMSQEENKRLEHLSVDPVHMDLEEREPMDSRYHVDAPLLRHARDIYMPNIYRKFREEHRESEYLDVFIKNDTFDDHGLAFDFEVLKPGQSICHKVHAEPDDGGVKCSCKGFEKKGVGMAEDIHGEKYSELQRFVRWKTLNTMYDRIAQKAAKSDATQTIFLEHMEKLRVMLGCSSDEANEASMNACAGEGDRDMNGLGSRNAIEDKAMKKAKGLNYGQNLMQPNAEELEAKWGQQSATSGHISQVTMVQHGSIRSK, from the exons ATGCAGTTTGATAGTCGTGACTCTGGTGGTGTAAATTTGGAAAGGTTTGTCTTCTCCGTGGGGGAAGCTTTGGTGGTGGGCACTCTGGAGATTGCTTTAGTTGCAGAAAATTGCCTATTTTGGCTCCTATCGGCAATAGGATCGCtaccaaatgatttttttgcagAAGTGTGGCAAAATGATCAGAGGTTTCCAATTAACGGAGCGAGAGAGCCTGACATTGAAAATGATGATGCTGGTAAAACGGAGGATGGTACTGTTAAAGATCAATGTGATCATGATGACGAGAACAATGCCGATATGACTGAGCAAGATGGGAGTTATGATGGTGATGAGGATTCCGAGAATGAGGATGATAATGATGATAGTGGCGATCCGAATGGTGAAAGAGGAAGTAGTGATGGAGATGAGGGTGACGATGATGACGAGGATGATGGGTGCTCGGAAGATGACTACGATGAAGAGGATGGAGAAGAATACGAAGAGGATGAGGAGGGAGAAGGCATACCCAACAGACATTCTAAGAAGCACAA GTCAGTGGATGGTTACAGTGATGATACAACAGGTTCTGAATATGATGATGATACTGATGATGACCCTGGCTATGGTTCTTTGCTGAGGCATGCAAGAGAAGTCTACGCAGTAACCAGTTATTGCCTATTTGAAAGTGAGTACAAGAAGACGAAAACTCTGTCTGTTGATGTCACCGATGAGGAAAGGTTCGTCTTTGACTACAAAGTTCGAAAGGATGGGCAATTGTTTAGAGAATACAAAGTTACTGCAGCGCCATTTGATGGCCTGATAAATTGTAGTTGCAAGTACTTTGATCTAGTTGGAATCTTGTGCTGTCATGCACTAATAGTTCTTGGATGCTTGCGGATTGAGAAGATTCCGGAGCGATATATACTGAAGTGGCGGAGGAAAAATGGAAAGGGTGGTACTGGAGAAGAAACTCAGAGTCTCACAGACAACTACAAGGGACATGGATCGTCTTCAGATTTCATCCATCATAGTCG GTTAATGGATACTGGCATTTTTCATCCAGTCCATTCTAAAGATGACTTGGACATGCTTACTAAACATGTTGATGCCCGTATATTGAGGCGTCCTTTGGAAATGCCTATTGATGCCCGTCTATTGAGCCGTGGATTTTTCTCTTATATGCGAAGTGGTACAATGTCGcaagaggaaaataaaagattggAACATCTATCTGTTGACCCTGTCCATATGGATTTGGAAGAAAGAGAGCCTATGGACTCAAGATACCACGTTGATGCCCCTCTCCTAAGGCATGCAAGGGACATTTATATGCCCAATATCTATCGTAAGTTTCGAGAAGAACATAGAGAATCAGAATATCTAGATGTTTTTATTAAGAATGACACTTTTGATGATCATGGGCTAGCTTTTGATTTTGAAGTACTAAAGCCTGGACAATCCATATGCCATAAAGTTCATGCGGAACCAGATGATGGGGGTGTGAAGTGTAGTTGCAAAGGGTTTGAGAAAAAAG GGGTTGGCATGGCAGAAGATATTCATGGAGAAAAATACTCTGAATTGCAACGCTTCGTCCGGTGGAAAACTTTGAATACCATGTATGATAGAATTGCACAAAAAGCTGCTAAATCTGATGCTACTCAAACTATATTTCTTGAGCATATGGAAAAACTACGAGTCATGTTGGGATGCTCGTCAGATGAGGCCAATGAAGCCTCCATGAATGCATGTGCAGGGGAAGGTGATAGGGATATGAACGGTCTGGGGAGCAGAAATGCTATTGAGGACAAGGCAATGAAGAAAGCTAAGGGCTTGAATTATGGTCAAAATCTTATGCAACCCAATGCTGAGGAATTGGAGGCAAAATGGGGTCAGCAATCTGCCACTAGTGGTCATATTTCTCAG GTAACAATGGTGCAGCATGGAAGCATCAGATCAAAGTAA
- the LOC131318576 gene encoding uncharacterized protein LOC131318576 isoform X1, whose translation MQFDSRDSGGVNLERFVFSVGEALVVGTLEIALVAENCLFWLLSAIGSLPNDFFAEVWQNDQRFPINGAREPDIENDDAGKTEDGTVKDQCDHDDENNADMTEQDGSYDGDEDSENEDDNDDSGDPNGERGSSDGDEGDDDDEDDGCSEDDYDEEDGEEYEEDEEGEGIPNRHSKKHKSVDGYSDDTTGSEYDDDTDDDPGYGSLLRHAREVYAVTSYCLFESEYKKTKTLSVDVTDEERFVFDYKVRKDGQLFREYKVTAAPFDGLINCSCKYFDLVGILCCHALIVLGCLRIEKIPERYILKWRRKNGKGGTGEETQSLTDNYKGHGSSSDFIHHSRLMDTGIFHPVHSKDDLDMLTKHVDARILRRPLEMPIDARLLSRGFFSYMRSGTMSQEENKRLEHLSVDPVHMDLEEREPMDSRYHVDAPLLRHARDIYMPNIYRKFREEHRESEYLDVFIKNDTFDDHGLAFDFEVLKPGQSICHKVHAEPDDGGVKCSCKGFEKKGILCRHALSVMDRLFIERIPAKYILDKFAKNPGVGMAEDIHGEKYSELQRFVRWKTLNTMYDRIAQKAAKSDATQTIFLEHMEKLRVMLGCSSDEANEASMNACAGEGDRDMNGLGSRNAIEDKAMKKAKGLNYGQNLMQPNAEELEAKWGQQSATSGHISQVTMVQHGSIRSK comes from the exons ATGCAGTTTGATAGTCGTGACTCTGGTGGTGTAAATTTGGAAAGGTTTGTCTTCTCCGTGGGGGAAGCTTTGGTGGTGGGCACTCTGGAGATTGCTTTAGTTGCAGAAAATTGCCTATTTTGGCTCCTATCGGCAATAGGATCGCtaccaaatgatttttttgcagAAGTGTGGCAAAATGATCAGAGGTTTCCAATTAACGGAGCGAGAGAGCCTGACATTGAAAATGATGATGCTGGTAAAACGGAGGATGGTACTGTTAAAGATCAATGTGATCATGATGACGAGAACAATGCCGATATGACTGAGCAAGATGGGAGTTATGATGGTGATGAGGATTCCGAGAATGAGGATGATAATGATGATAGTGGCGATCCGAATGGTGAAAGAGGAAGTAGTGATGGAGATGAGGGTGACGATGATGACGAGGATGATGGGTGCTCGGAAGATGACTACGATGAAGAGGATGGAGAAGAATACGAAGAGGATGAGGAGGGAGAAGGCATACCCAACAGACATTCTAAGAAGCACAA GTCAGTGGATGGTTACAGTGATGATACAACAGGTTCTGAATATGATGATGATACTGATGATGACCCTGGCTATGGTTCTTTGCTGAGGCATGCAAGAGAAGTCTACGCAGTAACCAGTTATTGCCTATTTGAAAGTGAGTACAAGAAGACGAAAACTCTGTCTGTTGATGTCACCGATGAGGAAAGGTTCGTCTTTGACTACAAAGTTCGAAAGGATGGGCAATTGTTTAGAGAATACAAAGTTACTGCAGCGCCATTTGATGGCCTGATAAATTGTAGTTGCAAGTACTTTGATCTAGTTGGAATCTTGTGCTGTCATGCACTAATAGTTCTTGGATGCTTGCGGATTGAGAAGATTCCGGAGCGATATATACTGAAGTGGCGGAGGAAAAATGGAAAGGGTGGTACTGGAGAAGAAACTCAGAGTCTCACAGACAACTACAAGGGACATGGATCGTCTTCAGATTTCATCCATCATAGTCG GTTAATGGATACTGGCATTTTTCATCCAGTCCATTCTAAAGATGACTTGGACATGCTTACTAAACATGTTGATGCCCGTATATTGAGGCGTCCTTTGGAAATGCCTATTGATGCCCGTCTATTGAGCCGTGGATTTTTCTCTTATATGCGAAGTGGTACAATGTCGcaagaggaaaataaaagattggAACATCTATCTGTTGACCCTGTCCATATGGATTTGGAAGAAAGAGAGCCTATGGACTCAAGATACCACGTTGATGCCCCTCTCCTAAGGCATGCAAGGGACATTTATATGCCCAATATCTATCGTAAGTTTCGAGAAGAACATAGAGAATCAGAATATCTAGATGTTTTTATTAAGAATGACACTTTTGATGATCATGGGCTAGCTTTTGATTTTGAAGTACTAAAGCCTGGACAATCCATATGCCATAAAGTTCATGCGGAACCAGATGATGGGGGTGTGAAGTGTAGTTGCAAAGGGTTTGAGAAAAAAGGTATATTATGTCGTCATGCACTATCTGTCATGGACCGATTATTTATAGAGAGGATCCCAGCTAAATATATCTTAGATAAGTTCGCGAAAAATCCAGGGGTTGGCATGGCAGAAGATATTCATGGAGAAAAATACTCTGAATTGCAACGCTTCGTCCGGTGGAAAACTTTGAATACCATGTATGATAGAATTGCACAAAAAGCTGCTAAATCTGATGCTACTCAAACTATATTTCTTGAGCATATGGAAAAACTACGAGTCATGTTGGGATGCTCGTCAGATGAGGCCAATGAAGCCTCCATGAATGCATGTGCAGGGGAAGGTGATAGGGATATGAACGGTCTGGGGAGCAGAAATGCTATTGAGGACAAGGCAATGAAGAAAGCTAAGGGCTTGAATTATGGTCAAAATCTTATGCAACCCAATGCTGAGGAATTGGAGGCAAAATGGGGTCAGCAATCTGCCACTAGTGGTCATATTTCTCAG GTAACAATGGTGCAGCATGGAAGCATCAGATCAAAGTAA